The following DNA comes from Chitinophaga nivalis.
ATGGTGTCTGTGCCAACAGAATTTATATTTATGAGGGTGAATAGGGCAAAGGTTTACAGTTTTCAAAGTGTTCATTTTATAACGCGAAACAATTTGTGGTGGCCGTTTTTCAAAAGCAAATAGCATTCTTTATAAACTAGTTTAAAATTAATCAGAAAGGGATAAAATAAGATCACGGAAAAACGTGATTTTATTTTGCAGCAAAAAAGATCACGTTTTTCCGTGATACCCTTACCCTTACAAACCGGCCACGTTCATCAGCATAAGACAACCACCATGCCATCACTGCAGCTGAATGCCGATCATGATGATAGCCGAAGATTTTTATTTCGTATACACACCGCTTCTTCCCTTTAACTTTCCGGAACAGTTTTAGCCGCCGCATTTTTCCATGCCCGCTCGGAAAAATATAGACGGCATATCACTGCAACAGGTAGCTGCACAGGACCAGCGCTACTCACTGCCCGCCAGTTATATCCATAAGTACCTGAACATACTATTACTCTCCAACCAGCGTAAACATCAACGGGTGATCTACCATTTTTTTGCATAGATACCATGAATCGCAGATCGCTATCCGGAAGAAAAAACAACACGGCTACTTCATCAAACAACAAAACTGCTTCCGGGAAGATGGCCCGTAACATCTTCCCGGAAACAGCCCTGCAGGCAGTGCTAATAAAGTCCTTTAATCAGCAGATATTCTTTTTCTTCTTTTATGCGTACCTGGCACAAAGCATTGTCTTTGTGCAACCGGATAAAAGTGGAATACAGCAATATCAGCTGCCGGACAATGGCCAGCAACAATAATACAATAGCGGAAGTAAATACGGTTACAGACATTTTTCATTATTTAACGGATAAAATATATTGAGATAATTCGTCCAGTTCTGCTGCCGACAACTGCGGAAAGCCCGGCATTTGCGGATATCCGGCACGTTTTTTTCCCGGCGCTTTGATCCACTTTTTCAGTCCTTCCCTGTCATTCGCATAGATACCCGCCATCTCTTTAACAGGCGGCCCTATCAGCTTTTGCTGCGGATGATGACACGCGCTGCAGTTCATTTTAAAAATAGCAGTGCCTTTGGCTACCGGATCTGTTGCTGCCGGTGGCGCCGCGGCGGCCTGCTCCTCCCGGGCATGACTGCGTGCTGTTGCCGACATGGCTTCAAAAGCAGTCGTCTTCTCCGCTACCAGCTGCCGGTGGGTAGCCAATGCATTGGCACGATATATATGCCGGCCGCTTCCCATGAATAACACCGTAAGGGTCATCGCTATCACCACTTTACCGAAATGCCGCTGTATGTCTTCCGGCGGACCGGTAATCGCTTTCCACATGCGCCACATCGCCGGTAAGGCAATCGCCGCACCTGCTGCAATGACTACGATCAGGTTCCACTTCACCCCTTTTGCCGGTAGCGTGATCAGTACAATCGGCCCAATCATCAGCTGGAGCAAAGAAGCGGCAAGCGTAAGCGAATAAGCTTTTTTCTGTACATCATACCGGGTAAGCTGTGTAAAGTATGTTTCAAACGGATAACGTTTCCGGCGGGTATACCAGAATAAAAACAAGCCGGTGACCGCCAGAGAAGCACAGATGAAATGCAGGTACCGGGGAAATACATTCGGCAACAGCAACGCACTGACAAAACCTTTGATAGTACCCCATTTCTCCGGAAACAACATCAGGTTGATATTCACCAGGAAGATGAGCGGAATAAACAGGAACACCAATACGGCAGCCGCAATAAAAGTGATATGCAGCGGCTTGTTGTTTTCCAGTTGATGCCACGTATACTTGTGCAGGTACGTCAGCAGAAAAGCCAGGGTCACCAATGGTATAATAGAAATCCACATCAGTCCTGTCAGGGCATTGGCGCTATAAAAATATACGGTATAGAGGGTATTGATACTCAATAACGGCGCCACACCCAATACAACGGCCAGGCTTTTGTTGACGGTAATGGTTTTAGCTATCTCATGTGCCAGGATATCATATTCCCGGTTTTTTAATCCTTTGATCTGTGCCCATAGTGTCAGGATAGAACCACCCAGCATCAGGTTCACAAAAATAAGGTGCAGCAAAAAAGAAAGCACCAGCAGCACCACCAATGCCCACTCCGGTAACGGAAGTGCCAGCGGAATATCTCTCGGAACAGGGGTACTTGTTTGTAATAAAGCCATCATATGGTATCTGTTATTTTTTTATTGTGGTGTAATCGTGCCTGCCACGGTAGTGGTATCTTCGTT
Coding sequences within:
- a CDS encoding c-type cytochrome encodes the protein MMALLQTSTPVPRDIPLALPLPEWALVVLLVLSFLLHLIFVNLMLGGSILTLWAQIKGLKNREYDILAHEIAKTITVNKSLAVVLGVAPLLSINTLYTVYFYSANALTGLMWISIIPLVTLAFLLTYLHKYTWHQLENNKPLHITFIAAAVLVFLFIPLIFLVNINLMLFPEKWGTIKGFVSALLLPNVFPRYLHFICASLAVTGLFLFWYTRRKRYPFETYFTQLTRYDVQKKAYSLTLAASLLQLMIGPIVLITLPAKGVKWNLIVVIAAGAAIALPAMWRMWKAITGPPEDIQRHFGKVVIAMTLTVLFMGSGRHIYRANALATHRQLVAEKTTAFEAMSATARSHAREEQAAAAPPAATDPVAKGTAIFKMNCSACHHPQQKLIGPPVKEMAGIYANDREGLKKWIKAPGKKRAGYPQMPGFPQLSAAELDELSQYILSVK